From one Formosa sediminum genomic stretch:
- a CDS encoding DnaJ domain-containing protein has product MSISKWLGATLGWSFGGPIGAILGFALGSVVDGFTNGGIKVSTGQSPYTSATQTRTQSGDFEVSLLILAAIVIKADGISDKRELDFVRAQFVGMYGKERANHAFKLFKKISQQQNIPVRDVCLQIRQMMDHPSRLQLLHFLFGIAKADGNVSQVEVDTIYTISNYLGIRAIDFESIKAMFYNSSDNAYKILEIDKSATNDEIKKAYRKMAKKYHPDKVLHLGDEHQKGAEEKFRQVQEAYDQLQKERGFI; this is encoded by the coding sequence ATGAGTATTTCAAAATGGTTAGGAGCTACATTAGGTTGGTCTTTTGGTGGACCAATAGGTGCAATATTAGGATTCGCGTTAGGAAGTGTGGTCGATGGGTTTACTAACGGAGGTATTAAAGTAAGTACAGGACAAAGTCCATACACTTCGGCAACCCAAACCCGAACACAATCGGGCGATTTCGAAGTTAGTTTATTAATACTTGCAGCTATTGTAATAAAGGCAGATGGGATTAGCGATAAACGCGAATTAGATTTTGTTCGTGCTCAATTTGTTGGGATGTACGGTAAAGAACGTGCAAATCATGCCTTTAAATTATTTAAAAAAATAAGTCAGCAGCAAAACATTCCTGTTCGCGACGTGTGTTTACAAATTCGTCAAATGATGGACCATCCATCTCGACTTCAATTGCTTCATTTTTTATTCGGAATTGCAAAAGCTGATGGTAATGTAAGTCAAGTAGAAGTCGATACAATTTATACCATTTCTAATTATTTAGGTATTCGAGCTATAGATTTTGAAAGTATCAAAGCCATGTTTTACAACAGTAGCGATAATGCCTATAAAATTCTTGAAATCGATAAATCTGCCACTAACGACGAGATCAAAAAAGCCTATCGAAAAATGGCTAAAAAATATCATCCAGACAAAGTACTTCACTTGGGAGATGAACATCAAAAAGGCGCCGAAGAAAAATTTAGACAAGTACAAGAGGCTTACGATCAATTACAAAAAGAGCGCGGTTTTATTTAA
- a CDS encoding metal-dependent transcriptional regulator, translating into MVTLSEENYLKAIYHLGKQGSVAVSTNAIAEKIEAKASSVTDMVKKLADKNLANYVKYQGVTLTEQGRLIAALVIRKHRLWEVFLVEKLNFTWDEVHDVAEQLEHIKSLKLVNELDAFLGCPTHDPHGDPIPDKDGNYAPIKSVNILEINKGETGILALVKNSSDAFLKYLNKNNLALGDKIKVIDFEPFDKSLTIETATQTLIISNEVAKNLYLRL; encoded by the coding sequence GTGGTCACATTATCTGAAGAAAATTATTTAAAGGCAATCTATCATTTGGGTAAACAAGGTTCGGTTGCGGTAAGCACCAACGCAATTGCCGAAAAAATTGAAGCTAAAGCATCATCTGTTACCGATATGGTTAAAAAGTTAGCGGATAAAAACTTAGCAAATTATGTTAAGTATCAAGGCGTAACGTTAACAGAGCAAGGACGCTTAATTGCGGCTTTAGTGATTAGAAAGCATAGACTTTGGGAAGTGTTTTTAGTAGAAAAACTAAATTTCACTTGGGATGAAGTTCACGACGTTGCAGAGCAATTAGAACATATAAAATCTTTAAAGTTAGTAAACGAATTAGATGCCTTTTTGGGATGTCCCACTCATGATCCTCATGGTGATCCTATCCCAGATAAAGACGGTAATTATGCACCAATTAAAAGTGTAAATATTCTAGAGATTAATAAAGGTGAAACCGGAATTTTAGCTTTAGTAAAAAATTCATCTGATGCGTTTTTAAAATATTTAAACAAAAACAATTTGGCATTAGGAGATAAAATAAAGGTTATAGATTTTGAGCCTTTCGATAAATCTTTAACTATAGAAACAGCTACTCAAACGCTTATCATCTCTAACGAAGTAGCTAAGAATTTATATTTAAGATTGTAA
- a CDS encoding metal-dependent transcriptional regulator, producing the protein MEHYNPLSALIIFFIVITLLYIVFRPVKGWFWSLRKLVKTSEKVITEDILKQLYHFEDSKNKVDMKTLVQVLDYKHSSIVEVVKNMTINDLIYSESDVLRLTDEGRNYALRIVRVHRLWERYLADKTGIHKKEWHDRAESMEHRLSHDETEELAAHLGHPKFDPHGDPIPTTTGEMADVHGVELPLLPVGSVGRITHIEDEPEIIYKQILAEHIYMGSILKVIENNATRIVFESEGEEFKLAPIVAANLTVALIEKEVEIEENVARLSSLKANETAKILGISRENRGESRRRLLDLGFVKGATVSIDLLNPLGNPNAYLIKGTSIALRHDQASKILIQKD; encoded by the coding sequence ATGGAACACTATAACCCTTTATCTGCACTTATTATATTTTTTATAGTTATTACACTATTATATATAGTATTTAGACCTGTTAAAGGGTGGTTTTGGAGTTTGCGGAAACTGGTTAAAACGAGTGAAAAAGTTATTACAGAAGATATTTTAAAACAACTTTATCATTTTGAAGATTCAAAAAATAAAGTAGATATGAAAACCTTAGTTCAAGTGTTGGATTACAAGCACTCAAGTATTGTTGAGGTTGTAAAAAACATGACTATAAATGATTTAATTTATTCAGAGTCAGATGTATTAAGATTAACTGATGAAGGGCGTAATTATGCCCTTAGAATTGTAAGAGTACACAGGCTTTGGGAGCGTTATTTAGCAGATAAAACAGGGATACATAAGAAAGAATGGCACGATAGGGCCGAGTCTATGGAACACCGTTTAAGTCATGATGAAACCGAAGAATTAGCAGCGCATTTAGGTCACCCAAAATTCGATCCACATGGCGATCCCATTCCCACAACAACTGGAGAAATGGCAGATGTTCATGGTGTAGAATTGCCGCTTTTACCAGTGGGGTCTGTAGGTAGAATAACCCATATAGAAGATGAACCCGAAATTATATATAAGCAAATTCTGGCCGAGCATATTTATATGGGGTCTATACTTAAAGTTATAGAGAATAATGCCACGCGAATTGTATTTGAGTCTGAAGGTGAAGAGTTTAAATTAGCACCTATAGTTGCTGCAAATTTAACTGTTGCATTAATAGAAAAAGAGGTTGAAATAGAAGAAAATGTAGCGCGTTTATCTAGTTTAAAAGCAAACGAAACTGCAAAAATTTTAGGAATTTCAAGAGAAAATAGAGGGGAAAGTAGAAGACGCTTGCTAGACCTTGGCTTTGTAAAAGGTGCTACTGTTAGTATTGATCTTTTAAATCCGTTGGGAAATCCTAATGCCTATTTAATTAAAGGGACATCTATCGCATTACGTCACGATCAGGCTTCTAAAATCTTAATACAAAAAGATTAA
- a CDS encoding FeoB-associated Cys-rich membrane protein — MNTIIQNILVFAALGVAVAFLIKKFFWKKNNSKKKACGSDGNNCGCS, encoded by the coding sequence ATGAATACAATCATACAAAATATATTAGTTTTTGCAGCTTTAGGCGTAGCCGTTGCCTTCCTGATTAAAAAATTCTTCTGGAAGAAAAATAACAGCAAGAAAAAGGCATGTGGCTCTGATGGTAATAACTGTGGCTGTTCATAA
- the feoB gene encoding ferrous iron transport protein B, with protein MSKQINVALIGNPNTGKTSVFNALTGLHQKVGNYPGITVEKKEGICKLPRGVKAHIIDLPGTYSLNASSLDENVVIELLLNKKGKDFPDIAIVVSDVENLKRNLLLFTQIKDLEIPTILVINMADRMSRRGISLDIPFLEAELKTKIAVVSTRKNEGIDKIKDLIANYREQSTTPCLNASEIDKPYFDRLQKVFPNQLLYKLWLVITQDANFGKTDRNEFEAVADFKIKSKTDLKRLQQKETIKRYQFINNTLKKGQTIDPAKAKDLRSKLDRILTHKVWGYLIFLFILLMIFQAIYDWSSIPMDFIDSSFAALSEWVKNELPSGAFTNLLAEGIIPGLGGVVIFIPQIAFLFLFISILEESGYMSRVVFLMDRIMRRFGLSGKSVVPLISGTACAIPAVMATRNIESWKERLITILVTPFTTCSARLPVYLIIISLVIPDGNFLGLSYQALTLMLLYLLGFATAIIAAYILDRIMKLKSKTFFVVEMPNYKLPLFKNVALTVLEKTKSFVFGAGKIILAISIILWFLASYGPGEHFNEAEAIITEKYAAENLSQDDLDHKIDSYKLEHSYIGIAGHAIEPAIRPLGYDWKIGIAIVSSFAAREVFVGTLATIYSVGNDEEETIKNRMAGEVNPILGGPLFNFASGISLLLFYAFAMQCMSTLAIVKRETNSWKWPTLQLVFMTGLAYITALIAFQVLK; from the coding sequence ATGAGTAAACAAATCAATGTTGCTTTAATAGGAAATCCAAACACGGGAAAAACATCGGTGTTTAATGCTTTAACTGGATTGCATCAAAAGGTAGGAAATTACCCTGGGATAACAGTTGAAAAAAAAGAAGGAATTTGTAAACTTCCTCGTGGTGTTAAAGCCCATATAATAGATCTCCCTGGTACTTATAGTTTAAATGCATCTTCGTTAGATGAAAATGTTGTTATAGAACTCTTACTTAATAAAAAAGGAAAAGACTTTCCTGATATTGCTATTGTTGTTAGTGATGTAGAAAACTTAAAACGAAATTTACTTCTATTTACTCAAATTAAAGATTTAGAAATCCCAACCATACTTGTTATTAATATGGCAGACCGTATGTCTCGTCGTGGAATTTCTTTAGACATCCCCTTTTTAGAAGCTGAGCTAAAAACAAAAATAGCTGTAGTTAGTACCAGAAAAAATGAAGGGATAGATAAAATAAAAGATCTTATAGCAAATTACAGAGAGCAATCTACAACACCTTGTTTAAACGCCTCAGAAATTGATAAACCGTATTTTGATCGCTTACAAAAAGTATTTCCTAACCAATTACTTTACAAATTATGGTTGGTAATTACCCAAGATGCAAATTTTGGAAAAACAGACCGTAATGAATTTGAAGCAGTTGCAGATTTTAAAATAAAAAGTAAAACAGATTTAAAACGTTTACAGCAAAAAGAAACCATAAAACGGTATCAGTTTATAAATAACACCCTTAAAAAAGGACAAACCATAGATCCTGCTAAAGCTAAAGATTTAAGAAGCAAGTTAGATCGTATTTTAACACACAAAGTTTGGGGGTATCTTATATTTTTATTCATTTTATTAATGATTTTCCAAGCCATTTACGATTGGTCAAGCATACCGATGGATTTTATAGATTCGTCTTTTGCAGCCTTAAGTGAATGGGTTAAAAATGAACTTCCTTCTGGTGCTTTTACTAATTTATTGGCAGAAGGTATTATTCCTGGTTTGGGTGGTGTAGTAATTTTTATACCACAAATTGCTTTTCTATTCTTATTTATTTCTATTCTTGAAGAAAGCGGATATATGAGCAGAGTGGTTTTTTTAATGGATCGTATTATGAGACGCTTTGGATTAAGCGGAAAAAGTGTGGTGCCTTTAATTTCTGGTACAGCATGTGCGATTCCTGCAGTAATGGCCACTAGAAACATAGAAAGCTGGAAAGAACGATTAATAACGATATTGGTTACCCCATTTACAACATGTTCTGCCCGCCTTCCTGTGTATCTTATTATAATTTCGTTGGTTATTCCAGATGGAAACTTTTTAGGTTTAAGCTACCAAGCCCTTACTTTAATGCTTTTATATTTATTAGGATTTGCTACAGCTATTATAGCTGCTTACATTTTAGATCGTATAATGAAACTTAAAAGCAAGACTTTTTTTGTGGTTGAAATGCCAAATTACAAATTACCATTATTTAAAAATGTGGCTTTAACGGTACTTGAAAAAACAAAATCTTTTGTATTTGGAGCTGGTAAAATTATACTTGCCATCTCTATTATTTTATGGTTTTTAGCATCTTATGGACCAGGCGAACATTTTAATGAAGCGGAAGCGATTATTACAGAAAAATATGCTGCTGAAAACTTATCTCAAGACGATTTAGATCACAAAATAGACTCTTATAAACTCGAGCATTCTTACATTGGTATTGCAGGTCATGCTATAGAACCAGCAATTAGACCTTTAGGTTACGATTGGAAAATAGGAATTGCCATAGTAAGCTCTTTTGCAGCTCGCGAAGTTTTTGTTGGTACATTAGCAACTATTTATAGTGTAGGAAATGATGAAGAAGAAACCATAAAAAACCGAATGGCAGGCGAAGTAAATCCAATTTTAGGTGGCCCACTATTTAACTTCGCATCCGGAATATCGCTACTTTTATTTTATGCATTTGCCATGCAATGTATGAGTACTTTAGCGATAGTAAAACGCGAAACTAACAGTTGGAAATGGCCTACATTACAATTGGTTTTCATGACAGGCCTTGCATACATTACAGCATTAATTGCCTTTCAGGTTTTAAAGTAA
- a CDS encoding FeoA family protein, with product MQTTLAHLKRGEIAVITDVSSIEIPLKLLEMGCLPGNQVELVQIAPFKDPIYLNINGSHLAIRKDTANHILIEKLSHE from the coding sequence TTGCAGACAACTTTAGCTCATTTAAAACGTGGAGAAATAGCTGTAATTACAGATGTTTCATCTATAGAGATTCCATTAAAATTATTAGAAATGGGTTGCCTTCCAGGCAATCAGGTAGAATTGGTACAAATCGCACCATTTAAAGACCCCATTTACCTCAATATTAATGGATCACATCTGGCGATAAGAAAAGACACTGCTAATCATATTTTAATTGAAAAATTATCGCATGAGTAA
- a CDS encoding SCO family protein — MLSYFKAYRYFAIVFAIISMIIIAIIYNILDIEKPLPIYQPAQIDQELVDSTLFDVRKYHKIADFSLINQNGDTITQDDYKDKIYVADFFFTTCQTICPIMTDHMVKIQKETINDDDIKLLSHSVTPQIDTVAQLKRYALRKGVNDAKWNLVTGDKKQIYDLARKSYMAVKTFGNGDEYDMIHTENFMLIDKKKQIRGYYDGTDPEAIEQLLEDIKTLKREYKK, encoded by the coding sequence ATGTTATCCTATTTTAAAGCTTACAGGTATTTCGCCATTGTTTTTGCGATTATATCTATGATTATTATTGCTATAATTTACAATATTTTAGACATTGAAAAACCTCTTCCTATTTATCAACCAGCACAGATAGACCAAGAACTTGTAGATAGTACACTTTTTGATGTTAGAAAATATCATAAAATTGCAGATTTTAGCCTCATAAATCAAAATGGAGACACCATTACACAAGACGATTATAAAGATAAAATTTATGTAGCCGATTTCTTTTTTACAACCTGCCAAACAATCTGCCCGATCATGACAGACCATATGGTAAAAATTCAAAAAGAAACTATTAATGATGACGACATTAAGCTCCTTTCCCATTCTGTAACTCCACAAATTGATACCGTTGCACAATTAAAACGCTACGCGTTAAGAAAAGGGGTTAATGATGCCAAGTGGAATTTAGTTACAGGCGATAAAAAACAGATTTATGACTTGGCAAGAAAAAGCTATATGGCAGTAAAAACTTTTGGCAATGGCGATGAGTATGATATGATACATACCGAAAATTTTATGTTAATAGATAAGAAAAAACAAATTAGAGGCTATTATGATGGTACAGATCCCGAAGCAATTGAGCAATTACTAGAAGATATTAAAACCTTAAAAAGAGAATATAAAAAGTAG
- the rseP gene encoding RIP metalloprotease RseP: protein MEFLIKISQFLLSLSLLIVLHELGHFIPAKLFKTRVEKFYLFFDVKFSLFKKKIGDTVYGIGWLPLGGYVKISGMIDESMDKEQMALPPQPWEFRSKPAWQRLIIMLGGVTVNFILAALIYIVMAFVYGETDIATSSIKDGYLVTNPILKNMGAQTGDNVIAINGDPVTGYSNMRSKLIEAKTITIERNGEEKTLTTPEDFLGQLSTSEDRTFFELRMPFVVAQVPDSSANKSVDLKQGDIITGVNNIKLKYFDEFEPILEASKGHTVQVDVLRDNKTLTRELKVSDEGKFGIAYYPTASAETLKALGYYDIVTKTYSLGESIGVGAVEFKDQIVGYWAQLGMIFNPNTGAYKGVGGFKAIFDIFPSSWSWQQFWGITAFLSVMLGVLNLLPIPALDGGHVMFLLYEMISGRKPSDKFLEYAQMVGFFLLIALVLFANGNDIFKALFK from the coding sequence ATGGAGTTTCTAATTAAGATTTCTCAATTTTTATTAAGCCTTTCTTTACTTATTGTTTTGCACGAGTTGGGGCACTTTATTCCCGCAAAACTATTTAAAACACGTGTTGAAAAATTTTATTTGTTTTTCGATGTTAAGTTTTCTTTGTTTAAAAAGAAAATAGGAGATACCGTCTATGGTATAGGATGGTTACCGCTTGGAGGGTATGTAAAAATATCTGGTATGATAGATGAGAGTATGGACAAAGAACAAATGGCTTTACCACCACAGCCATGGGAGTTTAGAAGTAAACCGGCTTGGCAGCGTTTAATTATAATGCTTGGTGGTGTAACGGTAAACTTTATTCTTGCTGCACTTATTTACATAGTTATGGCTTTTGTGTATGGAGAAACAGATATTGCTACAAGCAGTATTAAAGATGGTTACTTGGTTACAAATCCTATACTTAAAAATATGGGGGCACAAACGGGTGATAATGTTATTGCTATTAATGGAGATCCTGTTACAGGATATTCTAATATGAGATCAAAATTAATTGAAGCGAAAACAATTACTATTGAACGTAATGGAGAAGAAAAAACACTTACTACTCCAGAAGATTTCTTAGGACAATTAAGCACTAGTGAAGATAGAACCTTTTTTGAATTACGTATGCCATTTGTTGTAGCTCAGGTTCCAGACTCCTCTGCAAATAAAAGCGTTGATTTAAAGCAAGGCGATATTATTACAGGAGTTAACAATATAAAATTGAAATACTTTGATGAATTTGAACCGATTTTAGAAGCTTCAAAAGGACACACTGTTCAAGTAGATGTTTTAAGAGATAATAAAACTCTTACTCGAGAACTTAAAGTTAGCGACGAGGGTAAATTTGGAATTGCATATTACCCAACTGCTAGTGCAGAAACACTTAAGGCTTTAGGTTATTATGATATTGTAACTAAAACCTATAGTTTAGGAGAAAGTATTGGAGTTGGAGCTGTAGAGTTTAAAGATCAAATTGTAGGGTATTGGGCTCAACTGGGTATGATTTTTAATCCAAATACTGGTGCGTATAAAGGTGTAGGTGGTTTTAAGGCTATTTTTGATATTTTTCCTAGCTCTTGGAGTTGGCAACAATTTTGGGGTATTACAGCCTTTTTATCGGTAATGTTAGGTGTATTAAATTTATTACCTATTCCAGCTTTAGATGGTGGACATGTTATGTTTTTACTATACGAAATGATCTCTGGACGTAAGCCAAGCGATAAATTTTTAGAATATGCACAAATGGTTGGATTCTTCTTACTTATTGCTTTAGTGCTGTTTGCGAACGGAAACGACATTTTTAAAGCCCTGTTTAAATAA
- a CDS encoding TonB-dependent receptor, whose protein sequence is MKHYLTACTLLLTSLIYAQQITGYIVSSENKPVEEVSIFNKTTETHTHSTQTGAFTLSKTNINDTLYISRLGYEPKTIRITASDIQKPITIALTAANISLDQVMLVAELDALSKFVNIDVQKDPVKSSQEILRKVPGLIIGQHAGGGKAEQIFLRGFDIDHGTDINLTVDGLPVNMVSHAHGQGYSDLHFVIPETIDNINFGKGPYYADKGNFTTAGYVNLGLKKTLDNNYVSVEAGQFNTNRIMGMFNVLNNDKSNAYIASELSLTDGPFDSPQNFSRFNVLGRYNYKLAGDQELTFTASHFQSKWDASGQIPQRAVDNGSIDRFGSIDDTEGGETSRTNLLINHVKVIDDNQSFKTSAYVSQYNFELYSNFTFFLDDPVNGDQIKQFENRVTTGANTVYEHRNIELGAHTLFKYQAGIGFRYDNVDDVELSHTLNRKTVLEYKSLGDVDEVNTYAFLNTEFKTGKWKFNPSARLDYFKFQYEDQLSETYSDEAETKVRVSPKLNTIYSLNKNTQLFLKAGMGFHSNDTRVVIANNGESILPAAYGADLGTIFKPTNRLAINASLWYLFLEQEFVYVGDAAIVEPSGKTERLGIDFGARYQALDWLYLFADINYSHGRSIDDPDGENYIPLAPDFTSVGGLSIENLGRFSGGINYRYVDDRPANEDNSIVAEGYFVSDLNINYTWKNWTYSIIIENLFDTEWNETQFATESRLFDEPESVEEIHFTPGTPFYIRGKIALTF, encoded by the coding sequence ATGAAACATTATTTAACAGCATGTACATTGCTACTTACCAGTTTAATATATGCCCAGCAAATCACTGGGTATATTGTGAGTAGCGAAAATAAGCCCGTAGAAGAAGTTAGTATATTTAATAAAACTACAGAAACACATACACATTCTACACAAACAGGCGCGTTTACGCTAAGTAAAACCAATATTAACGACACTTTATACATATCGCGCTTGGGTTACGAGCCTAAAACAATTCGCATTACAGCATCAGACATACAGAAACCCATAACAATTGCCTTAACAGCGGCAAACATTTCTTTAGATCAGGTTATGCTAGTTGCAGAACTAGATGCTTTAAGCAAATTTGTGAATATTGATGTCCAAAAAGATCCAGTTAAATCATCTCAAGAGATTTTAAGAAAAGTTCCTGGACTTATTATAGGTCAGCATGCAGGTGGAGGAAAAGCAGAACAGATTTTTTTAAGAGGTTTCGATATTGATCATGGTACAGACATTAACCTTACTGTAGATGGGCTACCTGTTAATATGGTATCGCATGCACACGGTCAAGGCTATTCAGACTTACACTTTGTAATTCCTGAAACTATCGATAATATTAATTTTGGCAAAGGACCTTATTACGCAGACAAAGGTAACTTTACCACTGCTGGTTATGTTAATCTAGGCTTAAAAAAGACTTTAGACAACAATTATGTATCTGTTGAAGCGGGACAATTTAACACCAACCGCATTATGGGTATGTTTAACGTTTTAAATAATGATAAGAGCAATGCGTATATCGCTTCAGAGCTATCATTAACAGATGGCCCGTTCGATTCCCCTCAAAACTTTAGTCGTTTTAATGTTTTAGGACGTTATAATTACAAATTAGCAGGCGATCAAGAATTAACTTTTACAGCTTCACATTTTCAGAGTAAATGGGATGCTTCAGGACAAATTCCTCAACGTGCCGTAGACAACGGAAGTATTGACAGGTTTGGATCTATTGATGACACAGAAGGTGGAGAAACCAGCCGTACTAACCTTTTAATTAATCATGTAAAAGTCATAGACGATAACCAATCATTTAAAACATCTGCATATGTTTCTCAATATAATTTTGAGCTATATTCTAACTTTACTTTTTTCTTAGACGACCCAGTTAACGGCGATCAAATTAAACAATTTGAAAACCGAGTAACTACAGGAGCTAACACCGTTTACGAACATAGAAATATTGAATTAGGAGCGCATACTTTATTTAAATATCAGGCAGGAATAGGTTTTAGATATGACAATGTAGATGATGTAGAATTATCTCATACATTAAATAGAAAAACAGTTTTAGAATACAAATCGTTAGGCGATGTAGATGAGGTTAACACCTATGCCTTTTTAAATACTGAATTTAAAACAGGAAAATGGAAGTTTAATCCCTCTGCGAGATTAGATTATTTTAAATTTCAATATGAAGATCAGCTTTCCGAAACGTATAGCGACGAAGCCGAAACAAAAGTGCGTGTAAGTCCAAAATTAAACACAATTTATTCTTTGAATAAGAATACTCAATTATTCTTAAAAGCAGGAATGGGCTTTCACTCTAACGACACCCGAGTTGTAATTGCTAATAACGGAGAATCTATACTTCCTGCAGCATATGGAGCAGATTTAGGAACCATTTTTAAGCCAACTAATCGCTTAGCTATAAATGCAAGTTTATGGTACTTATTTTTAGAACAAGAATTTGTATATGTTGGTGATGCTGCTATTGTTGAACCTAGCGGAAAAACAGAACGTTTAGGGATAGATTTTGGAGCAAGATATCAAGCACTAGATTGGCTATATCTTTTTGCTGATATAAATTACTCCCACGGAAGAAGTATAGACGATCCAGATGGCGAAAATTATATCCCACTAGCTCCAGACTTTACCTCTGTAGGTGGGCTATCTATAGAAAACCTTGGACGTTTTTCTGGAGGTATTAACTACAGATATGTAGATGACAGACCCGCAAATGAAGATAATTCTATAGTTGCTGAAGGTTATTTTGTAAGCGACCTTAATATTAATTACACTTGGAAAAACTGGACATATAGTATAATTATTGAAAACCTATTTGACACCGAATGGAATGAAACTCAATTTGCAACAGAAAGCAGATTATTTGACGAACCAGAATCTGTTGAAGAAATTCACTTTACACCAGGAACACCTTTTTACATTCGTGGTAAAATAGCATTAACATTTTAA
- a CDS encoding YeiH family protein, translating to MRILLSKIYFFTVIALALSGYISSPIALTLGFVFTLFFKHPFLEKSQKSIHFLLKIAVVGLGFGMALVETIKTSISSFGLTLFCVILTVSFGLLLSRYLKLDKTLGHLITSGTSICGGSAIAAISPIIKADTKTITMALGVVFFLNAVALIVFPYFGHLIGLNQHQFGLWCAVAIHDTSSVVGAALSYGEEALNIATTVKLSRTLWIIPMSIVSMLLFKNSGQKIKFPLFIALFIAAIFVHSANLLPEPITHTFVTISKHLLVVTLFLVGTTMSISDLKTTGWKPIIFATTLWIFVSVISLFYILYF from the coding sequence ATGAGAATTCTTTTATCTAAAATATATTTTTTCACTGTAATCGCATTAGCTTTATCAGGTTATATCTCTAGCCCAATAGCACTTACATTAGGCTTTGTGTTCACATTATTTTTTAAACATCCATTTTTAGAAAAAAGCCAAAAAAGCATTCATTTCTTACTAAAAATTGCAGTTGTAGGTTTAGGCTTCGGCATGGCTTTAGTTGAAACTATAAAAACTAGCATTTCTAGTTTTGGCCTTACACTGTTCTGTGTTATTTTAACAGTTAGTTTTGGTTTATTGTTATCGCGTTATCTAAAATTAGACAAAACTTTAGGACATTTAATAACGTCTGGAACCTCAATTTGTGGCGGTAGTGCAATTGCTGCTATTTCTCCAATAATTAAAGCCGATACAAAAACTATTACTATGGCTTTAGGTGTAGTTTTCTTTTTAAATGCAGTTGCCTTAATTGTATTTCCATACTTCGGGCATCTTATTGGGTTAAATCAGCATCAATTTGGTTTATGGTGTGCTGTTGCTATTCACGATACCAGCTCTGTAGTTGGAGCGGCACTTAGCTACGGAGAAGAAGCCTTAAACATAGCCACAACCGTAAAACTCTCAAGAACATTATGGATAATACCAATGTCTATTGTATCTATGTTATTATTTAAAAATAGCGGACAGAAAATAAAATTTCCGCTCTTTATAGCATTATTTATTGCTGCCATTTTTGTGCACAGTGCAAACCTATTACCAGAACCCATTACACATACATTTGTTACTATATCTAAACATTTACTTGTAGTTACTTTATTTTTAGTAGGTACCACAATGTCTATTTCAGATCTTAAAACTACAGGTTGGAAACCTATAATTTTTGCAACAACACTTTGGATATTTGTATCTGTAATATCATTATTTTACATCTTATATTTTTAA